In the Manis javanica isolate MJ-LG chromosome 12, MJ_LKY, whole genome shotgun sequence genome, tattcacaatagccaagaaatggaagcaacctaagtgtccatcagtagatgaatggataaagaagatgttgtgcatatacacaatggaatattattcagccataagaaaacaaactctaccatttgcaacaacatggatggagctagagggtattatgctcagtgaaataagccaggcggagaaagacaagtaccaaatgatttcactcatctgtggagtacaagaacaaaggaaaaactgaaggagcaaaacaccagaagactcacagaacccaagaatgaactagcagtTATCAAcgggaaaaggactgggaaggatgggtggggagggagggataaggagtgggggagaaagggggcattatgattagcatgtataaggttgggggggcacggggagggctgtacaacagagggaagacgagtagtgattctatagcatcttactactctgatggacagtgactgcaatggggaatgtagggggaacttggtgatggggggagtctagtaaacataatgttcctcatgtaactgtggagtaatgataccaaaataataaaaaaataaaaagtaaaaaaagaaagttgtaggtTTCTTGTGAAAAAGGAATTTAATGTGTGGTTAATCTCTGTGAGAGTGAAGTAAATGAAGTTTTAATGCCACAAGATTAGAATTCTGTTTtctgttaaaaggacaaagtttccTTGATTATTGGTCTACTCTTAAAATATCAATAGATTATAAAGTTTTCCCAGTTGTTTTATCAGAATAATCTATTGTGCTTCATGTTGTCTGAATCAAATCTTTGATacttaaggaaacaaaaatcttaacattaaaagagaaaagttttGCCCAGCTCAATGAATAAGTACTGATTTCATTATAATCTGTGATCTTACTTAGTACAAACCTTTTGATATCGTTGAAAACTTCacaaaatcaaattctaaaaGTCCTTTTTAGCTCTAGTTAACTTGAGATTTTCCTCAGGGGCCCTGGAATATATCTCAGAATTTTCTTACAAAAGAgagattttaacaaaattaagctTATCTATTTGTTACCTCAAATTATATGGGAAACATTGTCAATTAAATGATGCTAAATTTTGGattatatttatatagaaatatgttattaaaatgtgTTCTAGAAATTATATGAAGCTCCTAGAAATCTGTTTATGCCCTGGTATGTTACCACTTACAATTATAGTTACTGAAATGTTATATAATAAGGAAATAACCATATTTGCTGGTCAATTGATGATAAACTCCTATCAGATCTTTAACCAGTGTCAGtgttaagtcttttgtcatttacagTTACTATTTTACTCCAGATGTACAGGCATTGCAGGCAAAATCTGAGGGCAAGTCcttggctggctttcctggccttTAGAGGCCTTtgaaagttcaatctgaaattccttagaAGAGTTCCAGCAAAGGCCATTTAACAGAGCCTGTATGATCATATTGctattcttgctgcacttataTAAACAGTAGACCAAGTGTTTTGAAGCTAAACATATTGTACAAAGTCGTCTTAACATGGCTACCTGTAATAAATATGTGGGTGAtattaaagggaaaaattatgtctcaataataCACCTTTATGGATTATCAGTCTAATACTGCTCACTGTGAACTGGACTGGATCCTGAATTCTAGTTTCCTCCAATGTCTAGCTCTTACTCTCCAAGctaatgttttcaatttttctccCATCTTTGTGACTTGGAATCATTGAGAACTAAAACTGCCCTTTTTCCTGAAGCTGTGGAAAGTGAAGGTGAACGTCTTGTTATGAAGTTTAGAGGAATCTCTGCAACAGCCTGTGTGTAGACAATCTTCCTGCCTGCTGCTGTTCGGGCCATTCAAAACCATCACCAGAGATACTTGAACCACAAACCAGGACTACTGCCCCATCACCACTACCTGTGCTCAGTGTCTGAAGATGCTTCAAGCCTGTCATCCAGAAATCTCACTGGCCGTGTCAAGGACTCAGACACTGGGCTCATCATTTGCTCTAAACATtaacctttttcttttgtttccatagaaatCTCTCTTACTTAATACCTGATTACTTGAACCATAAGCCTAATTTAGGGAGCATGCCTGCATCATCGTTCAACTGCACTGACCTATTCAATTCAATGAGTTTGAACATCTGTCACCTCGATTTTTAATACAAAACTGCCAGGGAAGCTTCAGAGAAGGGAACTCCtgggaccaagggcaggccaccccaggATGTGCGACTGGGACATGCAGATCATTGAGCTGAAAAACACCAAGGCccaaaaagactcagaaagaaactttgacctcccacTTCCCAAACTGcgtaaaaagaatttagatagagtcTAGCACCTTAGATAACaatattataatataaactaggtgtggtagacagggagggaagTGGCCCgatctgttaaaattcctctctgtgcacCCCGCCCCCCACAATGTGGCCCATCATACATTTGTTTATCAAGCATTTACTtctcatattcctgtgaattacatTCCTTTTCCTTTGGAGTCTCATGCCCCTgccccccttctccttggttacGGATGACCCACACACAcctcattctttctccctgtctttggaacTCACGTCTAGGGCTTCCCTGTTCTTAAAcacatgattaattttttttctcctgttaatctcaGGTCAATATGATtgttagaccagctagaagaacctcgaGGGATGGAGGAAATTTCTTTCTCCCCAAAACCAGATCCAGTGAATTCAGCATTTGCCAGAAGTCCACTACCTTTGTGTTCACTGTTAGGTCTGGACAAAAGGAAAGACCCCTGATGCCTGCCTTTCCAGGTGCGAGCTGAGAAAGCAGTGTCGTCTTTTCTGCATAATGGCTCTGCTCCCTAGAGCAAGTCCCCTAACTCATCTGGGCAGCAAGCTCGCAAAGGGCTAGTATGCGCTGCCAGCTGGGATAGAAATCTGAGAGAGGTGCAGCCCCAGGGAGGGCCAAGAGCCACCAGCCTTGGTGTCTCCTGGGCCAAATTAGGAAATCAGTTTCAGGCCTCATCCAGACACGCCCCCCCCCATCATAATTTGCATTTGAAAGAGCACCCCAAGTGATATGCCCACATTTTGAAGTCTGATAccccaaaaacaaacaaacaaaaaaaggtgaTTCCAGGACACTGTGACATGATGTCTAGGGAACTAAACTATTATCCCTCCCATGGCTAAGCTAACAAGTGCACGCACTGCTTGTTCAGTTAGCTCTGCTATAGCTCTCTGTTGTCAGTGCTTACTCAGTGAATGTTCCTACCTCTGACTTGGCTACCAATGGTTTACTTTAAAGATGAGATTCAGTTCAGATTAAGACACCCTTAAATCAACCATCTGGAATAAAGCTGTCTCTGCAGGAAGTTTAGCCTGGCTCACCGAACACATAGCTGCCTACCTAGGATTTTAGGCACCACTGGTACAAGAGGAAAAGATTTCCAGTCTCATCTCATGTGGAAACTGGTGCTTCTAGTTTTTTCAACAATAGACTTGGCTTCGCACACAAAACGGCACGAACCTGAAAATAAAGCAATCAGGGATTTAAGTGGGGCTGGCTGGCTCCTTTTAGTAATCTTAAACTAAGCAGTGCAAAGATCTCAGTGCTAGATTTCAGAAACAGCACTTAGGTAGCCAGGAAGTTGTTAGTAATGAATGATTCAACTCCTGGAGGTtgcactggagaaaaaaaaagcttttgtgGGTATACTGAAACTCATCTTCAAATTGTAAGTGTAAATAAGATATATATACACTGTACTTCAACTTAATGGGATTAATGGGTACCAAATATTCAATCTATAGTTCCCTATGTCCAGGGTGAGGTTGTGAAGGAATACAGCAATATAAGGTATATAGAGAGAATCCTCTGGCTTCTAGGAGAGCAAGTCTAGAGTGACCTCAACTTTCACATCaaaagtaagtaaaaaaaaaccaCCCCAAATCCTATTTATacatgaagaaatataaatgagttAGTCTGGTAATTTCATTCCATAAAAGCTTCTAAAGCTGCTGGTATTGGCATGGCTCTACCTTTATTTTATGAGCCTCATTCAAACACAGCCAGAAATATATTGATCTCCTGAGCATTTGCTTGAAAATTAcacagcaggaaaaagaaaaatgtgattaGATTTGTGTAAAGGTCACCGGCACTTCTGAATATGGTTGTTCCAAGGTGTTAAATCGTTTCTGAACCTCTATTTGCTGACTGAGTTCTTGTTTGTTACTGTCCGGGCGAAAACGATGCGAAGTCACCCTGTTCTCCGTCTTCTTCTGCTAAAACTTATGTAGGACCAGCCTGGCACTCCGCAAGAGGACCCCAATCCCTCTGGGGAGGTAAACTATAGGAAGAGACCGAACCCAACCTGAGCTAACTGTCCGAGGAATCTGGTTAGGCCACAGGAAAGGAAAGGTCGCCCTCCAAACCAGTTACACGAACGTGTCCTTTGTTCCGACTCCCAACGAGACGCTTCCAGCGACAAGGCAACAGACAAGTTCAAGATTGGGCCGCGGTGGGGCCAGTTCTTGTCCAGATGTAGCCCAGCCCGAGCGCGCCGGGGGCGCCGTCTACAGGTCGGAGTCGCAGGGCAGCGAACCGCGGCAGGTGCCGGCGCTGCTCAAGGAGGCGCCGCTGGAGTTGGTCGCCCTCTCCCCGTGGAGCACGTCCGCCGGGTTGGCGTAGGCGTTGGACGGCGGCCGCGGCATGGGGAAGCCGGCCCTGGGCTTGCGGGCGGCCACGAGCTCGGCGGGCCGCGGCTGGTGCTGGCCGTCGCTGTAGTACTTGATGGCGGGCGGCAGCGCGGGCTCGGGCCAGTCGACCTGCAAGGTGCTGACGCTGCTGCGGCGCGGGCAGCGCGGGGACGTCTTGCGGCGGCGGCGACAGCGCTCCTCGCACCAGGGCGCGAAGCTGAGCGCCAGCGAGAAGCCGCCCAGCAGCAGCAGGCAGCTGCCCAGGTAGCCCAGCACCAGGCTGTAGCCGACCTGCACCGTGACGGGGCTGGCCGGCGCGGGCAGGACAGCGCGGTCGTCCAAGAAGTGGTTGTACCAGGAGACCGGGATGAGGCTGAAGAGGCCCGAGGTGAAGAGCACCAAGCCCGAGAGGCCGGCCAGCGCGAAGTGGGGCTCGTCCTGCCAGCAGCGCACGCCTAGCGACgccagcagcagccccagggccgTGGTGGCCAGCGACGTGACCATGAGCGCCCGCGCCACGTGCACCGGCTCGGCCGTGAAGTAGCCCAGCTCGTCCGGCTGGCCGCACTCGCGCTCGCGGCTGCTCTGCTCGCGGCACATGTCCCACAGGCCCTGGTACAGCACCACGTCCACCGGCTGGTTGAGGAAGCCCTGCACCATCCTCCAGCCGGGCGTCAGCGCGCCCGTCAGGTTGAGCAGCAGCCCGCAGGGCGTGAGCACCAAGCCCAGCGTCATCACCACCGGCGTCCGCATCCCGCGCACCTGCCGGGCGGTCTCAGGCCCTCGCGCGCCTCGGGCTCCGTCCGGCACCGGTAAGTCAGCGCGGGCGCCGCCGCGGCTGGGGTCCTGCGCGCCGCTCCCCGTCGCCGGCGCAGGACCGTCCCCACTGCGCGGCTCGCCCAGCTGCCTGTTCGCGTCCCGGCCGCTCCGCGCCCCCCGCCGGGCGGCCGTCCCCAATCGAAACCAGCTCGCGGGCGTGTCTGACCGAAACCACGGGCCGGGTGCAGGCGTCCAGGGTCGGCCGCGCAGCAAACCTGCCCCGGTGGGCGGGGCGGGAGGCGCGAGCAGGGAGCGGCGCGGCGCGGGTGCTCGGGGGGCTACGGGCTCCGGCGGCGCCGATACTCCGCGCCGCAACCCCGCGGCTCCCGGCCGAGCAAAGGTCGCCCCGCCCCCggctcctgggcaagggaagagGCGGTGCCGCCCGGACGGCCGCGCCCCGCTCCAGGCGGCGCCGCTTCCCAGCGTTCGGCGGATCTTGGTTGCCACAGTTTTTGTCCAGTCCCTGCCCGTCGGCCCTGAGGATGTGGCCTCTCTTCCCTCCACAGCCAGCGGGGATCCGATGGCACCTCGAAGTTCTGTGCTGTGGATTCGCAGCCACTTGCGGCCGAGGGGGCGGCGCCAGCGCCCCGCGCCGAGAGATGCGGCAGGTGTAGCCGGAGGGCCCGCCCCGCGACCGAGAGTGTCCCCCAGTGTGGCCCATGTTCCATTTAATAATCCCTTTCAGTGTGTTTAGCAAGGCTGCGTACTCCGGATTAAGCTTGACTCGAAAGAATCAAAGCGAGTGTGTATCTGGAGTGAGGCGTCACagggcattttattttcttctttttaactttGGGAAAGATTTTGAAGAGGACAAAAATGGGAGTGGTGTTACTGGCTGGCCTGCCTAGCACACTTTTCAGGTTTATCTAAGTATATAGGGTCCTGTGACCTTACAGTCTTTGAGCTATTTCTATAAACTGTAGAAAACTTGTAGCATTGCAAGTAACTCTTGTCCACAGGAATGCAAATGAGTTGCCAGTTGAATGTAAATGATCATCGCCTAATGGATACTGACCAGTTTGACATtgatttgtaaataaattttaccATGCCTGTTAGCCTAAACGGTGTATGTGTTCCTTGCATCTCTGAACAGCTTGTAACATCATACTGTTTCTTTAattaataatgttaaataaaatatttgacaaatgttCATGTTATGTTTGTGTGAGAgtcatgattttactttttttctaaaaattatccttgaacaatatttttctcattttccgtATCTCTTACAATGGAAGTCTATTGCCTTTATAGGtggttaaaatgaaaacaacttcTAAAAGTCAAAGTTAATTAAGCATTggtttgaaataattttgaacatTCTAGAGTGGACAATATTAAGTATAAGAATCAGTATGTttgttctttgaaatttttttaattaaaaaaaaatcgtAATATACACCTAATGCAGAACTTAGCatctcaaccatttttaagtgtgcagccCACTGTCATTAAGTACATCCACATTGTgctgccatcaccaccatccatctccagaactttttcatcttcccaaactgaaactctacccATTTTACCAATA is a window encoding:
- the CLDN23 gene encoding claudin-23; its protein translation is MRTPVVMTLGLVLTPCGLLLNLTGALTPGWRMVQGFLNQPVDVVLYQGLWDMCREQSSRERECGQPDELGYFTAEPVHVARALMVTSLATTALGLLLASLGVRCWQDEPHFALAGLSGLVLFTSGLFSLIPVSWYNHFLDDRAVLPAPASPVTVQVGYSLVLGYLGSCLLLLGGFSLALSFAPWCEERCRRRRKTSPRCPRRSSVSTLQVDWPEPALPPAIKYYSDGQHQPRPAELVAARKPRAGFPMPRPPSNAYANPADVLHGERATNSSGASLSSAGTCRGSLPCDSDL